The genomic segment AGGGACTGTCTCTCCTGAAGGAGAGAATTATTCGTTTCTCGTTTTTAAACTCGTTCCGAAGCTCCTGCAAGAGTCGCCTACTACATGTGATGAAAGAAAATTGTGGTGAAGAGCCGAACTCTGGCAGGACCTCCACTTCGTTATGGACTCTGCCAGGTTCTCTTTTCGCGCTAAACAGGTACGAAGCTCCTGCTTCGGAACGCCCGATGGAAACTCGGCTCCCCGAACCAGTAGAATTTGAAGCAGAGCTTCATGAAATGTGTACCGAAGGGGACCTTCGGTACAAGTAAAATCGGATGGCGCGAGCGTCTCGCTCGTGCCCTATAACGGTATCATACTTCAAGCTACAAAAACTTACTCGCCAGATTCGCCAGCTCAGAGCGCTCTCCTTTTTCGAGGTTAATGTGTGCATACACATCATTATTGTTCATGCGGTCAACCAGGTAGGAGAGGCCGTTGCTTTGCGTGTCGAGGTATGGGGTGTCGATCTGGAAAATATCACCCGTAAATACAATTTTTGTGTTTTCGCCTGCGCGGGTGATGATTGTTTTTACTTCATGCGGCGTCAGGTTTTGAGCCTCATCAATAATAAAAATAACATTATTCAGGCTTCGTCCCCGAATATATGCCAATGGTACAATCGAAAGTTTCTCATTCTGAACCATCTCATCAATCTTCTTGTATTGCTTGCTGCTCTCCTTGTACTGGTTTTTGATGATATTCAGGTTGTCCCACAGCGGCTGCATGTAGGGGTCAATTTTTGATTTTACATCACCCGGCAGGTACCCCAAATCGCGGTTACTCAGTGGCACAATGGGTCGTGCCAGGTAGATTTGACGATATTCCCGCCGCTGCTCAAGAGCACATGCCAAAGCCAGCAGGGTTTTTCCCGTTCCGGCTGCTCCTGTGATGGTAGCGAGCAGAACCTTCGGATTCATCAGCGCATGCATGGCAAAGGTTTGTTCCGCATTTTTTGGAGTGATTCCATAGGCGTTCATCGGCTGAACCAGTTCAACCTTATTACTAGTCGGGTTGTAATAACCAAGCGCGGAACTGGAATGATTTTTCAGAATATAATAGTGATTACTGACCGGTTTCGTTTGATCAATCTCTTCGTAATCGATCTGACCCTTTTTGTACAACT from the Balneolaceae bacterium genome contains:
- a CDS encoding PhoH family protein; amino-acid sequence: MPRQKKAKKIFVLDTSVLLYDSEAVKNFEKHDIAIPITVLEELDSFKKGNTVTNLHAREFIRYLDKITDANMIQKWIPLNGKAHGKIRVISDEGSKIDASEVFGSQKNDHRILNSALKLREEEPDKKVTLVSKDINLRLKARALSLDAEDYETIRIKDINHLYRGKTDLKFDDNSHINELYKKGQIDYEEIDQTKPVSNHYYILKNHSSSALGYYNPTSNKVELVQPMNAYGITPKNAEQTFAMHALMNPKVLLATITGAAGTGKTLLALACALEQRREYRQIYLARPIVPLSNRDLGYLPGDVKSKIDPYMQPLWDNLNIIKNQYKESSKQYKKIDEMVQNEKLSIVPLAYIRGRSLNNVIFIIDEAQNLTPHEVKTIITRAGENTKIVFTGDIFQIDTPYLDTQSNGLSYLVDRMNNNDVYAHINLEKGERSELANLASKFL